A window from Caulobacter sp. X encodes these proteins:
- a CDS encoding MFS transporter, translating to MTGETSQSRDNRTPFAILFGVSVATAMGNNGMLSVLPAIGRQIGIPDAMVAAIFSLSAVLWAITSPLWARQSDLRGRKPLIMLGLSGFCVSMLLCAIVVSAGLRHLAPPMVIFMLFLLCRALFGGVGSAANPATQAYMADRTSREERTQTMATLAGAFGLGTVVGPLLAPLFVLPVVGLAGPMFAFALIAAIMLVVVKRGLPETFKPGRGDTPPRRKVGLPWRGEGAALWRDPRLKPFLIYGFLVASCQTAQTQTLGFLIIDKLGLPPVKAQGFITLAMAAGAVAGLLAQWGLIRMFRMGPRELMRWGAGAAVLGNAVVAFAPDYAAVAIGYAIACLGYGFARPGFTAGASLSVHAKDQAGAAGAIAAINGLNVVVAPLFVLLYEKIGWGPFVLNALILAAMLAYALRQGVLRSVSDVGPEREATIAGLERTDEGGV from the coding sequence ATGACTGGGGAGACATCACAAAGCCGGGACAACCGGACGCCGTTCGCCATCCTGTTTGGCGTGTCCGTCGCGACGGCGATGGGGAACAACGGCATGTTGTCCGTTCTGCCCGCCATCGGCCGGCAGATCGGCATCCCCGACGCCATGGTCGCGGCCATCTTCTCGCTATCGGCGGTGCTATGGGCGATCACCTCGCCGCTGTGGGCCCGTCAGTCGGATCTGCGAGGCCGCAAGCCCTTGATCATGCTGGGACTTTCCGGCTTCTGCGTCTCGATGCTGCTGTGCGCGATCGTGGTGTCGGCGGGCCTGCGTCACCTGGCGCCGCCGATGGTGATCTTCATGCTGTTCCTGCTGTGCCGCGCGCTGTTCGGCGGCGTCGGCTCGGCCGCCAACCCGGCGACCCAGGCCTATATGGCCGACCGCACCAGCCGCGAGGAGCGCACCCAGACCATGGCGACCCTGGCCGGGGCCTTCGGTCTGGGGACCGTGGTCGGCCCGTTGCTGGCGCCGCTGTTCGTGCTGCCGGTCGTGGGTCTGGCCGGACCGATGTTCGCCTTCGCCCTGATCGCGGCGATCATGCTGGTCGTCGTCAAGCGCGGCCTGCCCGAGACCTTCAAACCCGGCCGCGGCGACACGCCGCCGCGCCGCAAGGTCGGCCTGCCCTGGCGCGGCGAGGGGGCGGCGCTGTGGCGCGATCCGCGCCTGAAGCCGTTCCTGATCTATGGCTTCCTGGTGGCCTCGTGCCAGACGGCCCAGACCCAGACCCTGGGCTTTCTGATCATCGACAAGCTGGGCCTGCCGCCGGTCAAGGCGCAGGGCTTCATCACCCTGGCGATGGCGGCGGGCGCCGTGGCGGGACTGCTGGCCCAGTGGGGCCTGATCCGCATGTTCCGCATGGGCCCGCGCGAGCTGATGCGCTGGGGCGCGGGCGCGGCGGTGCTGGGCAATGCGGTGGTGGCCTTCGCGCCGGACTATGCGGCGGTGGCCATCGGCTACGCGATCGCCTGCCTGGGTTACGGCTTCGCGCGTCCCGGCTTCACGGCGGGCGCGTCGCTGTCGGTCCACGCCAAGGACCAGGCCGGCGCGGCGGGGGCGATCGCGGCGATCAACGGCCTGAACGTGGTCGTCGCGCCGCTGTTCGTGCTGCTCTACGAGAAGATCGGCTGGGGGCCGTTCGTGCTAAACGCCCTGATCCTGGCGGCCATGCTGGCCTACGCCCTGCGCCAAGGGGTCCTGCGCTCGGTCAGCGACGTCGGTCCCGAGCGGGAGGCGACCATCGCGGGCCTGGAGCGGACGGACGAGGGGGGCGTCTAG
- a CDS encoding M10 family metallopeptidase, protein MSIEPFPLAPDDFASVAGGETPNAFVNADSRTGVVAGKTSLTIAQAASQLLRGEPGWSNLLEQAATVTYAYRANAPTTMPGDAAGFSTFNAAQIAQAEKALTAWSDVANITFVRVGEGTSGPAAYSDNAAILFGNYSSGQDGAAAFAFFPGNTSPTNRSGDVWINSTLGYNTNPTATNYGGMVLVHELGHAIGLDHPGDYDAAANTTLTYAANAGYYEDSRQYTVMSYFSESNTGGAFSGVYASAPLLDDIAAAQLAYGANMSTRTGDTVYGFNSTADRDWFSASSATSKLVFAVWDAGGTDTLDFSGYKVAQTIDLRPGYFSSVGGLTGNVVIALGATIENAIGGTAADTINGNSAANRLTGGQGSDSLDGGLGVDTAVFSGKAASYAITALASGGWQVKDNAGTDGTDIVVNVESLAFSDKAVSLVDSRVAGAMSSLLRLTALSASADSLAKTLAADMAAGGTYDSAIAQVIKTADSTTSVAVMSYQFFTGKTPTTAGMDYLIAPDGPNANNLNSAYYQGFDYGNRYINFAVNLGKVGEGATAFATTYGALNLTEATRKAYAAIFGLTPTDQKLHDLLDASFTLNGQTMTRAEYFAYYGQDGLNGQGTKAAMVGWLLGEAAKADVGVYAKSLAAFYADELTRDVFGVDLIGVYVKAEYNLT, encoded by the coding sequence GTGAGCATTGAACCTTTTCCTCTGGCCCCGGATGATTTCGCCTCGGTCGCCGGTGGCGAGACGCCCAACGCCTTCGTCAACGCCGACTCCCGCACCGGCGTGGTGGCGGGCAAGACCAGCCTGACCATCGCCCAGGCCGCCTCCCAGCTGCTGCGCGGCGAGCCGGGGTGGTCCAATCTGCTGGAGCAGGCGGCGACGGTCACCTACGCGTACCGGGCCAACGCGCCGACGACGATGCCCGGCGACGCCGCGGGCTTCTCGACCTTCAACGCCGCCCAGATCGCGCAGGCCGAAAAGGCCCTGACCGCCTGGTCGGACGTCGCCAACATCACCTTCGTGCGCGTCGGCGAAGGGACCTCGGGCCCGGCCGCCTACAGCGACAACGCCGCCATCCTGTTTGGCAACTACAGCTCCGGCCAGGACGGCGCGGCCGCCTTCGCCTTCTTTCCGGGCAACACCTCGCCCACGAACCGTTCCGGCGACGTCTGGATCAATTCCACCCTGGGCTACAACACCAACCCCACGGCGACCAATTACGGCGGCATGGTCCTGGTGCACGAGCTGGGCCACGCGATCGGCCTGGACCATCCCGGCGACTACGACGCCGCCGCCAACACCACCCTGACCTACGCCGCCAACGCCGGCTATTACGAGGACAGCCGCCAGTACACGGTGATGTCCTATTTCAGCGAAAGCAACACGGGCGGGGCGTTCAGCGGCGTCTACGCCTCCGCGCCCCTGCTGGACGACATCGCCGCCGCCCAGCTGGCCTATGGCGCCAACATGTCGACCCGCACCGGCGACACCGTCTACGGTTTCAATTCCACCGCCGATCGCGACTGGTTCAGCGCCTCGAGCGCCACGAGCAAGCTGGTCTTCGCCGTCTGGGACGCCGGCGGGACCGACACCCTGGACTTCTCGGGCTACAAGGTCGCCCAGACCATCGACCTGCGGCCCGGCTACTTCTCCAGCGTCGGCGGCCTGACGGGCAATGTCGTCATCGCTCTGGGCGCGACGATCGAGAACGCCATCGGCGGGACCGCCGCCGACACCATCAACGGCAACAGCGCGGCCAATCGCCTGACCGGCGGCCAGGGCTCGGACTCGCTGGACGGCGGCCTGGGCGTCGATACGGCGGTGTTCAGCGGCAAGGCCGCCAGCTACGCCATCACCGCCCTGGCGTCGGGCGGCTGGCAAGTGAAGGACAACGCCGGGACCGACGGAACGGACATCGTCGTCAATGTCGAGAGCCTGGCCTTTTCGGACAAGGCGGTCTCGCTGGTCGACAGCCGGGTCGCCGGCGCCATGAGCAGCCTGCTGCGCCTGACCGCGCTGAGCGCCAGCGCCGATAGCCTGGCCAAGACCCTGGCGGCCGACATGGCCGCCGGCGGGACCTATGACAGCGCCATCGCCCAGGTGATCAAGACCGCGGACTCCACGACGTCCGTGGCGGTGATGTCCTACCAGTTCTTCACCGGCAAGACGCCGACGACCGCCGGCATGGACTATCTGATCGCGCCGGACGGCCCCAACGCCAACAACCTCAACAGCGCCTATTATCAGGGCTTCGACTACGGCAACCGCTACATCAACTTCGCGGTGAACCTGGGCAAGGTCGGCGAGGGGGCGACGGCGTTCGCCACGACCTATGGCGCGCTGAACCTGACCGAGGCGACGCGCAAGGCCTATGCGGCGATCTTCGGCCTGACCCCCACCGACCAGAAGCTGCATGACCTGCTGGACGCCAGCTTCACCCTGAACGGCCAGACCATGACCCGGGCGGAGTACTTCGCCTATTACGGCCAGGACGGACTGAACGGCCAGGGGACCAAGGCCGCCATGGTCGGCTGGCTGCTGGGCGAGGCCGCCAAGGCCGACGTCGGCGTCTACGCCAAGTCCCTGGCGGCCTTCTACGCCGACGAGCTGACCCGCGACGTGTTCGGGGTCGACCTGATCGGCGTCTACGTCAAGGCCGAATACAACCTGACCTGA
- the mnmC gene encoding FAD-dependent 5-carboxymethylaminomethyl-2-thiouridine(34) oxidoreductase MnmC, with translation MDPTAPSSPLVWREDGLPQSSLYGDVYFSSVDGLAETRAVFLQGCGLPERFAGRRDFVVGELGFGSGLNIAALLDLWRREKPAGARLRVFSIEAHPLEREEAARILAHWPELGEAARALLDAWPGQARGFHRVDLPAFDAVLDLAVMDVVEALEAWDGAADAWFLDGFSPALNPAMWREEVLAAVAARSAPGARAATFTVAGAVRRGLQTAGFEIAKRPGFGRKRERLEAWLPGARATSRRPESLAIIGGGIAGASLARAARAEGLAVTVIDDPDGVAASGNPTGLVTPALDAGGGPRAALYAQALARATALYAATPDAVVAEGVLQLAGAERDAARFAAVAGQDIFEPGTMTPLDAETTQARLGAATPALAMSSAQVVAPPTIRAAWIGETLPARVAKLERDGEGWRLLDAAGELILCADAVVLAGGAASLSLAPTLPLRPVRGQASWTTGVSTSAPAAFGGYAIPTRDGVLFGATHDRDETAVDVREEDHARNLATLAKGLPDLAARLEGKAFEGRAAVRATVPDHLPLAGPRADGAWLLTGLGSRGLCLAPLLAEHVIARLLDLPSPLPRQLSHLADPARFDSPVQVGGV, from the coding sequence ATGGATCCCACCGCCCCTTCCAGCCCCCTCGTCTGGCGCGAGGACGGCCTGCCGCAGTCCAGCCTGTACGGCGACGTCTACTTCTCCAGCGTCGACGGCCTGGCCGAGACGCGGGCGGTGTTCCTGCAAGGCTGCGGCCTGCCGGAACGGTTCGCCGGACGCCGCGACTTCGTCGTGGGCGAGCTGGGCTTCGGCTCGGGCCTGAACATCGCCGCCCTGCTGGACCTGTGGCGGCGCGAGAAGCCGGCCGGCGCGCGCCTGCGGGTCTTCTCGATCGAGGCCCACCCGCTGGAGCGCGAAGAGGCCGCCCGCATCCTGGCGCACTGGCCCGAACTGGGCGAGGCGGCGCGGGCGCTGCTGGACGCCTGGCCTGGCCAGGCGCGCGGCTTCCATCGCGTCGACCTGCCCGCCTTCGACGCGGTGCTGGACCTGGCGGTGATGGACGTGGTCGAGGCGCTGGAGGCCTGGGACGGCGCGGCCGACGCCTGGTTCCTGGACGGCTTCTCGCCCGCCCTGAACCCGGCCATGTGGCGCGAGGAGGTGCTAGCCGCCGTCGCCGCCCGCTCGGCGCCCGGCGCGCGCGCGGCGACCTTCACCGTGGCCGGCGCCGTGCGGCGCGGCCTGCAGACAGCCGGCTTCGAGATCGCCAAGCGCCCGGGTTTCGGGCGCAAGCGCGAGCGGCTGGAGGCCTGGCTGCCCGGAGCGCGCGCGACGTCGCGACGCCCCGAGAGTCTGGCGATCATCGGCGGCGGGATCGCCGGGGCGTCGCTGGCGCGGGCGGCGCGGGCCGAGGGTCTGGCCGTCACCGTGATCGACGATCCGGACGGCGTCGCGGCCTCGGGTAATCCGACGGGCCTGGTCACCCCCGCCCTCGACGCCGGCGGCGGTCCCCGCGCGGCGCTCTACGCCCAGGCGTTGGCGCGGGCGACGGCGCTCTACGCCGCAACGCCCGACGCGGTCGTGGCCGAAGGCGTGCTGCAGCTGGCCGGCGCCGAGCGCGACGCCGCCCGCTTCGCCGCCGTGGCGGGCCAGGACATCTTCGAACCCGGGACCATGACGCCGCTCGATGCGGAGACGACCCAAGCGCGACTGGGCGCGGCGACGCCGGCCCTGGCGATGAGCTCGGCGCAGGTCGTTGCGCCGCCGACCATCCGCGCCGCCTGGATCGGCGAGACCCTGCCCGCTCGCGTCGCCAAGCTGGAGCGCGACGGCGAAGGCTGGCGGCTGCTGGACGCGGCGGGCGAGCTGATCCTATGCGCCGACGCCGTCGTGCTGGCCGGCGGCGCGGCGAGCCTGAGCCTCGCCCCCACCCTGCCCCTTCGCCCCGTGCGCGGCCAGGCCAGCTGGACCACCGGCGTCTCGACCAGCGCGCCGGCGGCGTTCGGCGGCTATGCGATCCCCACCCGCGACGGCGTGCTGTTCGGCGCCACGCACGATCGCGACGAGACGGCCGTCGACGTCCGCGAGGAAGACCACGCCCGCAACCTCGCCACCCTGGCCAAGGGCCTGCCCGACCTGGCCGCGCGGCTTGAGGGCAAGGCGTTCGAGGGCCGAGCGGCCGTGCGCGCCACCGTGCCCGACCACCTGCCGCTGGCCGGCCCGCGGGCGGACGGCGCCTGGCTGTTGACGGGTCTGGGCTCGCGGGGTCTGTGCCTGGCGCCGCTGCTGGCCGAGCACGTCATCGCCCGGCTGCTGGACCTTCCCTCGCCCCTCCCGCGCCAATTGTCGCACCTGGCGGATCCGGCCCGTTTCGACTCGCCCGTCCAGGTCGGCGGCGTATAG
- a CDS encoding OmpA family protein — protein sequence MNMRLLVGVAAVALSAASGALAQSATSGWYVGADVGYHEPDSVKATSTNNYQWDFNGDHDWAAFGRLGYKFTPNWRVEAEYGYRPSDIKSVRGQGGFSTGTTGGAQPLGLCTAGVGRTSTAPACGEPDGKLKASTLMANVIYDMAPNSSLNPFIGAGVGTAWVHNKVYGQLSGVPAGAAIYQNTSFDDVDQAFAMQGVIGLGWNFAPNWSMDLTGRYLRTSKLDWGSVTQNAGPAGGGITDVGTFSGRYKDTSVTLGLRYTFGAPPPPPPPPPPPPPPPPPPPPPPPPPPPPPPAAPAYESREFVVYFPFDQYVLTPEAQAVVQQAADYAKGGNATKIVVTGHTDTSGSDKYNQKLSERRAKAVADGLVGLGVNATALAVDWKGEKDPAVATGDGVKEPLNRRSTVSINF from the coding sequence ATGAACATGCGGTTGCTGGTCGGCGTAGCTGCGGTGGCGCTAAGCGCCGCCTCGGGCGCCCTGGCCCAGAGCGCCACGAGCGGTTGGTACGTCGGTGCGGACGTCGGCTATCACGAGCCGGATTCCGTCAAGGCGACCTCCACCAACAACTATCAGTGGGACTTCAACGGCGACCACGACTGGGCCGCTTTCGGCCGCCTGGGCTACAAGTTCACGCCGAACTGGCGCGTGGAAGCCGAGTACGGCTACCGCCCCAGCGACATCAAGAGCGTCCGCGGCCAAGGCGGCTTCAGCACGGGCACGACGGGCGGCGCCCAGCCGCTGGGTCTCTGCACCGCCGGCGTCGGCCGCACCTCGACGGCTCCGGCCTGCGGCGAGCCTGACGGCAAGTTGAAGGCCTCGACCCTGATGGCCAATGTCATCTACGACATGGCCCCGAACTCCAGCCTGAACCCGTTCATCGGCGCCGGCGTCGGTACGGCCTGGGTCCACAACAAGGTCTACGGCCAACTGTCGGGCGTCCCGGCTGGCGCGGCGATCTACCAGAACACCAGCTTCGATGACGTCGACCAAGCGTTCGCCATGCAGGGCGTCATCGGCCTGGGCTGGAACTTCGCCCCGAACTGGTCGATGGACCTGACCGGCCGCTACCTGCGCACCAGCAAGCTGGACTGGGGTTCGGTGACCCAGAACGCCGGTCCGGCCGGCGGCGGGATCACGGACGTCGGCACGTTCTCGGGCCGCTACAAGGACACCTCGGTGACCCTGGGCCTGCGCTACACCTTCGGCGCGCCGCCGCCCCCGCCGCCGCCCCCGCCGCCTCCGCCCCCGCCGCCGCCTCCCCCGCCGCCTCCGCCGCCTCCGCCCCCGCCGCCGCCTCCGGCTGCTCCGGCCTACGAGTCGCGTGAGTTCGTGGTCTACTTCCCGTTCGATCAGTACGTGCTGACGCCGGAAGCCCAGGCCGTGGTCCAGCAGGCCGCCGACTACGCCAAGGGCGGCAACGCCACCAAGATCGTCGTGACGGGTCACACCGACACCTCGGGCTCGGACAAGTACAACCAGAAGCTCTCGGAGCGCCGCGCCAAGGCGGTGGCCGACGGTCTGGTCGGCCTGGGCGTCAACGCCACGGCCCTGGCCGTCGACTGGAAGGGTGAGAAGGATCCGGCTGTCGCCACGGGCGACGGCGTGAAGGAACCGCTGAACCGCCGCTCGACGGTGTCGATCAACTTCTAA
- the fixJ gene encoding response regulator FixJ: protein MSDAPVVHVVDDDESARDSLAFLLESADFEVVAYASAPAFLEALETAKPGVIITDVRMPEMSGQDLVARLSTLKVKMPIVMITGHGDIPMAVEAMRSGVVDFLEKPFSESRMLDALQRAFKSVEAAPVSTDQAAILKRIESLSERERQVLDGVVAGHANKVIARELGISPRTVEIYRAKLMTKMQADNLAALVRMTLSVRGG from the coding sequence ATGAGTGACGCCCCCGTCGTGCATGTGGTCGACGACGACGAAAGCGCTCGCGATTCCCTGGCCTTCCTGCTGGAGTCCGCGGACTTCGAGGTCGTCGCCTACGCCAGCGCGCCCGCCTTCCTGGAGGCGCTGGAGACCGCCAAGCCCGGCGTGATCATCACCGACGTGCGCATGCCCGAGATGAGCGGCCAGGACCTGGTCGCGCGCCTCTCGACCCTCAAGGTCAAGATGCCGATCGTGATGATCACCGGCCATGGCGACATCCCCATGGCGGTGGAGGCCATGCGCTCGGGCGTCGTCGACTTCCTGGAGAAGCCCTTCTCGGAGTCGCGAATGCTGGACGCCCTGCAGCGGGCGTTCAAGTCGGTCGAGGCCGCGCCGGTCTCCACCGACCAGGCGGCGATCCTCAAGCGCATCGAGAGCCTGTCAGAGCGCGAGCGCCAGGTGCTGGACGGGGTGGTCGCCGGCCACGCCAACAAGGTCATCGCCCGCGAGCTGGGCATCAGCCCCCGCACGGTCGAGATCTACCGCGCCAAGCTGATGACCAAGATGCAGGCCGACAACCTGGCGGCCCTGGTCCGCATGACGCTGTCGGTGCGGGGGGGATAG
- a CDS encoding nucleoside transporter yields MCDRPDLSDGDVRPLILLLVADEPLREALRFSLETEGYSVTAPSCADSCSSCLDCRAAACVIIDDGSAPLPTPVPGRSTIVLTSDAQRFQRQGVKDVTVVEKPLLDDSLGRELAALLAKH; encoded by the coding sequence ATGTGCGACCGGCCCGACCTGTCGGACGGCGACGTCCGGCCCCTGATCCTTCTGCTCGTTGCGGACGAGCCTTTGCGCGAGGCGTTGCGGTTCTCCTTGGAGACCGAGGGCTACAGCGTGACGGCGCCGTCGTGCGCCGACAGCTGCTCGTCGTGCCTGGATTGCCGCGCCGCCGCCTGCGTGATCATCGACGACGGCTCGGCGCCGCTGCCGACGCCCGTTCCCGGCCGCTCGACCATCGTCCTGACCAGCGACGCCCAGCGCTTCCAGCGCCAGGGCGTCAAGGATGTCACCGTCGTGGAAAAGCCGCTGCTGGACGACTCGCTGGGCCGCGAGCTGGCGGCGCTGCTGGCGAAGCACTAG
- a CDS encoding PAS domain S-box protein — translation MKPARGRSSPLFSDPSPAAYVTALLSVMATAVARLYLPEAFTAPSSFLLFVPAVLISAALGGVGPGVLATTFAWAAVWWVTRDIPFNLVSGICAAIFLSVGFGMAVGGGWFHATRRRAAAVNDHLSSILDTVPDAVVVIDRQGLMTSFSPAAERMFGWTAEEVVGKNISLLMPEPYKAQHDAYLERYARTGERRIIGSGRVVVGSRKDGSTFPMELAVGETKGRTPSFTGFIRDLTESQETETRLQELQNELVHVSRLTAMGEMASTLAHELNQPLSAIANLLTGSRRLMDRGRESDQAKIRDAIDRAAAQALRAGEVIHRMRDFVRRGASEREAESLSKLIEEASALALIGEKERQVDVRLNLDPKADAVFADRVQVQQVLLNLIRNGIDAMQVQDPKKRALLISSNLTEEGWSRVSVDDTGPGIAPEVLERLFQPFMTTKPQGMGVGLSISRSIIEAHGGRIWAEANPAGGARFCFTLPPAPEAAETKETVDE, via the coding sequence ATGAAGCCCGCCCGAGGCCGGTCCTCGCCCCTGTTCAGCGATCCCTCGCCCGCCGCCTATGTCACGGCCCTGTTGTCGGTGATGGCGACGGCGGTCGCGCGCCTGTACCTGCCCGAGGCCTTCACGGCCCCCTCGTCATTCCTGCTGTTCGTGCCGGCGGTGTTGATCAGCGCGGCGCTGGGCGGCGTGGGCCCCGGCGTGCTCGCGACCACCTTCGCCTGGGCGGCGGTGTGGTGGGTGACGCGCGACATCCCGTTCAACCTGGTCAGCGGCATCTGCGCGGCGATCTTCCTGTCGGTCGGCTTCGGCATGGCCGTGGGCGGCGGCTGGTTCCACGCCACGCGCCGACGAGCCGCGGCGGTCAACGACCATCTGAGCTCGATCCTCGACACCGTGCCCGACGCCGTGGTGGTCATCGACCGCCAGGGCTTGATGACCTCGTTCAGTCCCGCGGCCGAGCGGATGTTCGGCTGGACCGCCGAAGAGGTGGTGGGCAAGAACATCAGCCTGCTGATGCCCGAGCCCTACAAGGCCCAGCACGACGCCTATCTGGAGCGCTACGCCCGCACCGGCGAGCGGCGGATCATCGGTTCGGGCCGCGTCGTGGTCGGCAGCCGCAAGGACGGCTCGACCTTTCCGATGGAGCTGGCGGTCGGCGAGACCAAGGGCCGCACGCCCTCGTTCACCGGCTTCATCCGCGACCTGACCGAGAGCCAGGAGACCGAAACCCGCCTGCAGGAGCTGCAGAACGAGCTTGTCCACGTCTCGCGCCTGACGGCCATGGGCGAGATGGCCTCGACCCTGGCGCACGAGCTGAACCAGCCGCTGTCGGCCATCGCCAACCTCCTGACCGGCTCGCGCCGCCTGATGGATCGCGGCCGCGAGAGCGACCAGGCCAAGATCCGCGACGCCATCGACCGCGCCGCCGCCCAGGCCCTGCGGGCCGGCGAGGTGATCCACCGCATGCGCGACTTCGTCCGCCGCGGCGCCAGCGAGCGCGAGGCCGAGAGCCTGTCCAAGCTGATCGAGGAGGCCAGCGCCCTGGCCCTGATCGGCGAGAAGGAGCGTCAGGTTGACGTGCGCCTGAACCTCGATCCCAAGGCCGACGCGGTGTTCGCCGACCGGGTTCAGGTGCAGCAGGTGCTGCTGAACCTGATCCGCAACGGCATCGACGCCATGCAGGTTCAGGATCCCAAGAAGCGCGCCCTGCTCATCAGCAGCAACCTGACCGAGGAGGGCTGGTCGCGGGTCAGCGTCGACGACACCGGCCCCGGCATCGCGCCCGAGGTGCTGGAGCGCCTGTTCCAGCCGTTCATGACCACCAAGCCGCAAGGCATGGGCGTTGGCCTGTCGATCTCGCGCTCGATCATTGAGGCTCACGGCGGCCGCATCTGGGCCGAGGCCAACCCGGCCGGCGGCGCCCGCTTCTGCTTCACCCTACCGCCCGCCCCGGAAGCGGCGGAGACCAAGGAGACCGTCGATGAGTGA
- a CDS encoding helix-turn-helix domain-containing protein, whose amino-acid sequence MLSPIRTQSFEPTVHLDGGLDAILATPCACPRFARDEEIFGEGETADYVYQVVSGAVRTYRILRDGRRQIDEFHFAGDYFGLELGEAHRVTAEAMTDTTIRMIRRGALSDLAAKRGDAARAILRLTAEGLQRSQDHVLMLGRRSAQERVAGLLLDIAERTQAKAELDVPMSRQDMADYLGLTIETVSRTLTSLQDEGLIALPTVRHVVLQDRRALERMTA is encoded by the coding sequence ATGCTGTCTCCGATCCGCACCCAGAGCTTCGAACCGACCGTCCACCTCGATGGCGGTCTCGACGCCATCCTCGCAACGCCCTGCGCCTGCCCGCGCTTCGCCCGCGACGAGGAGATCTTCGGGGAAGGCGAAACCGCCGACTATGTCTATCAAGTCGTCTCGGGCGCGGTCCGGACCTACCGCATCCTGCGCGACGGCCGCCGCCAGATCGACGAGTTCCACTTCGCTGGCGACTATTTCGGCCTGGAGCTGGGCGAAGCCCACCGCGTCACGGCCGAGGCCATGACCGACACCACCATCCGCATGATCCGCCGCGGCGCGCTCAGCGACCTGGCCGCCAAGCGCGGCGACGCCGCCCGCGCCATCCTGCGCCTGACGGCCGAGGGCCTGCAGCGCAGCCAGGACCACGTGCTGATGCTGGGCCGCCGCTCGGCCCAGGAACGCGTCGCCGGTCTGCTGCTGGACATCGCCGAACGCACCCAGGCCAAGGCCGAACTGGACGTGCCGATGAGCCGCCAGGACATGGCCGACTATCTGGGCCTGACCATCGAGACCGTCTCGCGCACCCTGACCAGCCTGCAGGACGAGGGCCTGATCGCCCTGCCGACCGTCCGCCACGTGGTGCTGCAGGACCGCCGCGCTCTGGAGCGCATGACGGCCTAG
- the motA gene encoding flagellar motor stator protein MotA: MFQIIGIVLLFGLVFGSFIMSGGKMDVIIEAAPHELMCILGAGIASFLISNSMTVVKGTAAGFGKIFKGPKWKPADYRDLLSLLFLLTKTMKSKGVIALESHIEKPHESKIFERYPKITHDHFAVDFICDTLRMMTMNLEDPHQVEDAMEKQLEKHHHEALEPAHALQSLADALPALGIVAAVLGVIKTMGSITEPPAVLGAMIGGALVGTFLGVFLAYGLVAPFATRLSAVVNEDGAFYKIIQAVLVAHLHGNAAQISVEIGRGNVPSPAQPSFAELEEALQQIPNE; this comes from the coding sequence ATGTTTCAGATCATCGGCATCGTCCTGCTCTTCGGCCTGGTGTTCGGTTCGTTCATCATGTCTGGCGGCAAGATGGACGTTATCATCGAGGCCGCGCCGCACGAGCTGATGTGTATTCTGGGCGCGGGCATCGCCTCGTTCCTGATCTCGAACTCGATGACGGTCGTCAAAGGCACGGCCGCGGGCTTCGGCAAGATCTTCAAGGGCCCCAAGTGGAAGCCGGCCGACTATCGCGACCTACTGTCCCTGCTGTTCCTGCTGACCAAGACGATGAAGTCCAAGGGCGTCATCGCCCTGGAAAGCCACATCGAAAAGCCGCACGAGAGCAAGATCTTCGAGCGCTACCCGAAGATCACCCACGACCACTTCGCCGTCGACTTCATCTGCGACACCCTGCGGATGATGACCATGAACCTGGAGGATCCCCACCAGGTCGAAGACGCGATGGAAAAGCAGCTCGAGAAGCACCACCACGAGGCGCTCGAGCCGGCCCACGCCCTGCAAAGCCTGGCCGACGCCCTGCCGGCCCTCGGCATCGTCGCCGCCGTGCTGGGCGTGATCAAGACCATGGGCTCGATCACCGAGCCGCCGGCCGTGCTGGGCGCCATGATCGGCGGCGCGCTGGTCGGCACCTTCCTGGGCGTGTTCCTGGCCTATGGCCTGGTCGCCCCGTTCGCCACCCGCCTATCGGCCGTGGTCAACGAGGACGGCGCCTTCTACAAGATCATCCAGGCCGTCCTGGTCGCCCACCTGCACGGCAACGCCGCGCAGATCTCGGTCGAGATCGGTCGCGGCAACGTGCCCTCGCCCGCCCAACCCAGCTTCGCCGAGCTGGAAGAAGCGCTGCAACAGATCCCAAATGAATAA